In Rhodamnia argentea isolate NSW1041297 chromosome 11, ASM2092103v1, whole genome shotgun sequence, one genomic interval encodes:
- the LOC115736014 gene encoding putative HVA22-like protein g, which translates to MGSFLSRALLMVFGYAYPAYNCFKTIENNEPEAQQLLFRCQYWILVAFLSVCERLGDAFISWLPLYGEAKFAFFVYLWHPQTKGTQYVYCYFFRPYLAIHEKVIDRHLLEPKVMAGDSAVSMWQKAMSYGRIRLFEFLQDANSPSKSLACPNQVYLEADIDQANQETEADASAKTPSSRPAGSGSGEPGAGQLVAGSSGEARPSPPDAVVSNGSCSGNSKSNPPQLEDAARRTPNKEKDPKWRPFDLVINRLKRRRAATHRRSCT; encoded by the exons ATGGGATCTTTTCTTTCAAGGGCTCTGCT GATGGTATTTGGTTACGCTTATCCCGCTTACAACTGTTTTAAAACCATTGAGAACAACGAACCGGAGGCCCAACAACTTCTCTTTCGGTGCCAATACTG GATTTTAGTAGCTTTTCTTTCGGTCTGCGAGAGACTTGGTGATGCATTCATATCATG GTTACCATTGTACGGCGAAGCGAAGTTCGCTTTCTTCGTCTATTTATGGCATCCCCAGACAAAG GGCACACAGTACGTCTACTGCTACTTCTTTCGGCCATACTTGGCCATCCATGAGAAGGTCATCGACCGTCACTTGCTGGAACCGAAGGTGATGGCGGGGGATTCGGCGGTTTCGATGTGGCAAAAGGCAATGAGCTACGGTCGGATAAGGCTCTTCGAGTTTCTGCAGGATGCTAATTCTCCATCGAAGTCGCTCGCGTGCCCCAATCAG GTATATCTCGAAGCAGACATCGATCAAGCTAACCAAGAGACAGAAGCAGACGCATCGGCCAAAACTCCGTCATCACGGCCCGCGGGAAGCGGCAGCGGAGAACCGGGCGCGGGTCAACTCGTCGCCGGTTCTTCTGGGGAAGCCAGACCAAGCCCGCCGGACGCGGTGGTGTCAAACGGCTCATGCTCAGGAAACAGCAAATCGAATCCACCTCAACTTGAAGACGCTGCACGGCGGACACCGAATAAGGAGAAGGATCCCAAATGGAGACCGTTTGATCTTGTTATTAATCGCCTGAAACGGCGAAGAGCAGCAACTCATAGGAGGAGTTGTACATAG
- the LOC115736010 gene encoding uncharacterized protein LOC115736010 yields MERQRQSGSSGEVLDGSNIMKLVGNEEVFAHFVDHKFEQLDRDHDGQLSVKELEPAVADIGAALGLPAQGSSPDSDHIYSEVLNEFTHGKQEKVSKTEFKEVLSDILLGMAAGLKRDPIVILRIDGEDLQEFVNSPSFESEMVSIYSQIEVPEGSVRDYIVKALEKLTVEQGMPPCSDSWVVSNIVEPALQSGADGNLDNPVSEETFLAEFKKVAERVAQRLKEQPVIVAHSENIFDGSGIKRLLSNKFEFDKSLNAALENVPKDKHGKIAKEYLRVALDTLAPSAGLPPFRAVDQMDTIINEAFKMMDADDGKIVKEEEFKKILTEILGSIMLQLEGNPVSVSSNSVVHEPLDSSSSLLQASS; encoded by the exons ATGGAAAGGCAGAGGCAGAGCGGGAGCAGTGGGGAGGTTCTGGATGGCTCCAACATAATGAAGTTGGTTGGGAACGAGGAGGTGTTCGCGCACTTCGTGGATCATAAGTTTGAGCAGCTGGACCGCGACCACGACGGCCAACTCTCGGTCAAGGAGCTCGAGCCTGCCGTCGCCGACATCGGTGCCGCCCTCGGCTTGCCTGCTCAGGGATCTTCCCCCGATTCCGATCACATTTACTCCGAG GTTTTGAATGAGTTCACCCATGGAAAGCAAGAGAAAGTGAGCAAGACTGAGTTTAAGGAGGTGCTATCAGATATCCTGTTGGGCATGGCTGCTGGCTTGAAGAGAGACCCTATTGTTATCCTCCGCATCGACGGGGAGGACCTTCAGGAGTTCGTCAACAGCCCGAGTTTCGAGTCAGAAATGGTCTCTATATACTCGCAGATAGAAGTGCCCGAAGGATCGGTTCGAGATTACATTGTCAAGGCCCTGGAGAAATTGACAGTTGAACAAGGGATGCCCCCATGTTCCGACTCTTGg GTCGTGAGCAACATTGTGGAACCAGCTTTGCAGTCTGGAGCAGATGGTAATTTAGACAATCCCGTCTCTGAGGAGACATTCCTGGCAGAATTCAAGAAAGTAGCAGAGAGGGTGGCTCAACGTCTTAAGGAGCAGCCTGTGATCGTCGCTCACAGCGAGAATATCTTCGATGGAAGTGGAATCAAGAGACTGTTGTCCAATAAATTCGAATTTGACAAG TCGTTAAATGCAGCCCTAGAGAATGTGCCAAAGGATAAACATGGGAAGATCGCAAAGGAGTACCTGCGTGTGGCATTAGATACATTGGCCCCGTCAGCTGGACTACCTCCATTCAGGGCAGTTGATCAG ATGGACACTATCATAAATGAAGCATTCAAGATGATGGACGCCGACGATGGGAAGATTGTGAAGGAGGAAGAATTCAAGAAGATACTGACGGAGATACTGGGAAGCATCATGCTGCAACTGGAGGGCAATCCCGTCTCGGTCTCATCGAATTCGGTCGTGCACGAGCCTCTGGATTCTTCTTCATCACTTCTGCAGGCGTCTTCCTAG
- the LOC115736011 gene encoding aquaporin-like isoform X2: MKDAGRHKPASPTEILGLKDFFSLEVWRASLAELLGTAVLVFALDTIVISSYETETKTPNLIMSFLIAVTVAILLLATSPVSGGHINPVITFSAALTGLISLSRAAIYILAQCVGAVLGALALKAVVNSKIEQAFSLGGCTLNIVAPGPKGPVTIGLDLVQALWLEIICTFVFLFASVWIAFDHRQARALGRVIIFGIIGTVIGLLVFISTTVTAAKGYAGVGMNPARCLGPALVRGGHLWNGHWIFWAGPAIACVGFYLYVKIIPRKHFHHAEGYKYDVSNILKAPFV; encoded by the exons ATGAAGGACGCAGGAAGGCATAAGCCCGCTTCGCCGACAGAGATCTTGGGCTTGAAGGACTTCTTCTCTCTagag GTATGGAGAGCGTCGTTGGCGGAGCTCCTAGGCACGGCGGTGCTCGTGTTCGCCTTGGACACCATAGTGATCTCCTCCTATGAGACCGAAACCAAAACGCCCAACCTAATCATGTCGTTCCTCATCGCCGTCACCGTGGCGATTCTCCTCCTCGCCACGTCGCCCGTCTCCGGTGGCCACATCAACCCCGTCATCACTTTCTCCGCTGCGCTCACTGGCCTCATCTCCCTCTCGAGGGCCGCCATCTACATTCTGGCCCAGTGTGTTGGCGCCGTGCTGGGCGCGCTCGCGCTCAAAGCCGTGGTCAACAGCAAGATCGAGCAGGCCTTCTCCCTCGGAGGCTGCACGCTCAACATCGTGGCGCCCGGCCCGAAGGGGCCTGTCACGATCGGGCTAGACTTGGTCCAGGCCCTGTGGCTCGAGATAATTTGTACCTTTGTGTTCCTATTCGCGTCGGTCTGGATAGCCTTCGACCATCGCCAAGCGCGAGCCCTGGGCCGGGTTATCATCTTCGGCATCATCGGAACAGTGATTGGGCTCCTCGTGTTCATCTCAACCACCGTCACTGCGGCGAAAGGCTACGCGGGAGTGGGGATGAACCCGGCCAGGTGTTTGGGCCCGGCCCTGGTGAGAGGAGGCCATCTTTGGAATGGGCACTGGATTTTTTGGGCCGGGCCGGCTATCGCTTGTGTGGGATTCTACCTCTACGTGAAGATCATTCCGAGGAAGCACTTTCATCATGCCGAGGGTTACAAGTACGACGTGTCGAACATTTTGAAGGCCCCGTTTGTTTAG
- the LOC115736011 gene encoding aquaporin-like isoform X1 codes for MNPGMARPGVVAEDEESALGGSKVQPFSTPTEERGNMKDAGRHKPASPTEILGLKDFFSLEVWRASLAELLGTAVLVFALDTIVISSYETETKTPNLIMSFLIAVTVAILLLATSPVSGGHINPVITFSAALTGLISLSRAAIYILAQCVGAVLGALALKAVVNSKIEQAFSLGGCTLNIVAPGPKGPVTIGLDLVQALWLEIICTFVFLFASVWIAFDHRQARALGRVIIFGIIGTVIGLLVFISTTVTAAKGYAGVGMNPARCLGPALVRGGHLWNGHWIFWAGPAIACVGFYLYVKIIPRKHFHHAEGYKYDVSNILKAPFV; via the exons ATGAATCCAGGGATGGCTAGACCTGGAGTTGTTGCAGAAGATGAAGAGAGTGCGCTTGGTGGAAGCAAAGTCCAGCCATTCTCCACCCCAAC CGAGGAACGGGGGAATATGAAGGACGCAGGAAGGCATAAGCCCGCTTCGCCGACAGAGATCTTGGGCTTGAAGGACTTCTTCTCTCTagag GTATGGAGAGCGTCGTTGGCGGAGCTCCTAGGCACGGCGGTGCTCGTGTTCGCCTTGGACACCATAGTGATCTCCTCCTATGAGACCGAAACCAAAACGCCCAACCTAATCATGTCGTTCCTCATCGCCGTCACCGTGGCGATTCTCCTCCTCGCCACGTCGCCCGTCTCCGGTGGCCACATCAACCCCGTCATCACTTTCTCCGCTGCGCTCACTGGCCTCATCTCCCTCTCGAGGGCCGCCATCTACATTCTGGCCCAGTGTGTTGGCGCCGTGCTGGGCGCGCTCGCGCTCAAAGCCGTGGTCAACAGCAAGATCGAGCAGGCCTTCTCCCTCGGAGGCTGCACGCTCAACATCGTGGCGCCCGGCCCGAAGGGGCCTGTCACGATCGGGCTAGACTTGGTCCAGGCCCTGTGGCTCGAGATAATTTGTACCTTTGTGTTCCTATTCGCGTCGGTCTGGATAGCCTTCGACCATCGCCAAGCGCGAGCCCTGGGCCGGGTTATCATCTTCGGCATCATCGGAACAGTGATTGGGCTCCTCGTGTTCATCTCAACCACCGTCACTGCGGCGAAAGGCTACGCGGGAGTGGGGATGAACCCGGCCAGGTGTTTGGGCCCGGCCCTGGTGAGAGGAGGCCATCTTTGGAATGGGCACTGGATTTTTTGGGCCGGGCCGGCTATCGCTTGTGTGGGATTCTACCTCTACGTGAAGATCATTCCGAGGAAGCACTTTCATCATGCCGAGGGTTACAAGTACGACGTGTCGAACATTTTGAAGGCCCCGTTTGTTTAG